In Candidatus Neomarinimicrobiota bacterium, one genomic interval encodes:
- a CDS encoding GGDEF domain-containing protein produces MGAFNFELSDEFKSQVLEISLSKNTVSDFYKTILEGIPANGEEGYILFKSFEFDVGDQEVLPFIEKTQFQTILLLNGNLDLSGNDKIKQINSSKLSSLKNLSFLFISSPQLNYAVLSSITEESVNILNPTTKTTITESPLVMNMFWEEISKLIGIPKSEISIHNPEHTVLASERVVFDVISKLDSSRVVSDQRVFELSSLLKFLNNISGRFVEEEFLHEVGKKLIELTEAPVGFIQSEDLETEEVNTVLFWEGFELFIGEQLSELDFPTRNYLDTLVEQDHILFNLDDKASPFLEPDNLSKLHVTNGILYPLYGPEKVRGSLILLFPETKIIANLNRRYFDEIAAAVSIGFKQLISHKKIHKEAITDGMTELYNHRFFMNQLSKEMERSRRYQNPLTLLMIDIDHFKHYNDTNGHVAGDTILKSVASIFRNTVRRSDFVTRYGGEEFAILLPETPLQNAKLVAEKIRNTIEKEEFENQKNQPNGNLTISIGVSEQTKDLLTPDEFVHSADLALYQAKETGRNKVCLTGED; encoded by the coding sequence ATGGGTGCTTTCAATTTTGAACTATCCGACGAATTCAAAAGCCAGGTTCTCGAAATCAGCTTATCCAAGAATACTGTCTCGGATTTTTATAAAACGATTCTTGAGGGTATTCCTGCAAACGGAGAAGAAGGTTATATTTTGTTTAAGAGTTTTGAGTTCGATGTTGGAGATCAGGAAGTATTACCCTTCATAGAAAAAACACAATTTCAGACAATCTTATTACTCAATGGTAACTTGGACCTGTCTGGCAATGATAAGATTAAACAAATAAATAGCTCGAAATTGAGCAGCCTCAAGAACCTCTCTTTTCTGTTTATTTCAAGTCCGCAGCTTAATTATGCCGTACTCTCCTCCATTACGGAGGAATCGGTCAACATTCTTAATCCTACCACTAAAACTACCATAACCGAATCTCCGTTGGTCATGAACATGTTCTGGGAAGAGATTTCAAAACTTATCGGAATACCTAAATCGGAGATCAGTATCCACAACCCCGAACACACCGTGCTTGCCAGTGAGCGGGTTGTGTTTGACGTTATTTCCAAACTCGACAGCTCGCGGGTCGTATCCGATCAGAGGGTATTCGAATTATCTTCTCTGCTGAAATTTTTAAACAACATCTCCGGAAGATTTGTGGAAGAGGAATTTCTCCATGAGGTAGGTAAGAAACTGATAGAATTAACGGAAGCGCCGGTAGGATTCATTCAATCTGAAGACTTAGAGACAGAGGAAGTCAATACTGTATTGTTTTGGGAGGGTTTTGAATTGTTCATCGGTGAGCAGTTATCCGAACTCGACTTTCCCACGCGTAATTACCTCGACACGCTCGTAGAGCAGGATCACATACTATTCAACTTAGATGATAAGGCTTCTCCATTTTTAGAACCGGATAATCTTTCTAAGTTGCACGTTACGAACGGCATTCTCTATCCACTTTACGGTCCGGAAAAAGTGAGAGGTTCTCTTATCTTATTATTCCCGGAGACAAAGATAATTGCGAATTTAAACCGCCGGTATTTCGATGAGATCGCTGCTGCGGTTTCAATAGGCTTTAAGCAACTCATATCCCACAAAAAAATTCATAAGGAAGCCATCACCGACGGCATGACGGAGCTGTATAATCACAGATTCTTTATGAATCAACTCTCCAAAGAAATGGAAAGGTCACGGAGATATCAGAATCCTTTAACCCTTTTGATGATCGATATTGATCACTTTAAACATTATAATGACACGAACGGACATGTTGCAGGCGATACGATCCTCAAAAGCGTGGCGTCTATATTCAGAAATACCGTTAGGCGGAGTGATTTTGTTACCCGGTACGGTGGAGAGGAGTTTGCAATATTGCTTCCTGAGACACCGCTGCAAAACGCTAAGCTGGTCGCGGAAAAAATCAGGAACACGATCGAGAAAGAGGAATTCGAAAATCAGAAAAACCAACCGAACGGTAATCTTACGATCAGCATAGGTGTATCAGAACAAACAAAAGACCTGTTAACTCCGGACGAATTCGTTCACAGCGCTGATTTAGCATTATATCAAGCGAAAGAGACCGGAAGAAACAAGGTCTGTCTAACCGGTGAGGACTGA
- a CDS encoding NUDIX hydrolase, with product MSDNNKSPRLTVDMIVRMIDKPNSVLLIERKNPPYGWAIPGGFVEIGETLEEAVEREIREETSLTVDKVKQFHVYSDPSRDPRGHTVSVVFTGEGIGVPEAMSDAENIRIFSIEELPRQLAFDHSRILDDYFKEFTFDD from the coding sequence ATGTCCGATAATAACAAGAGCCCGAGACTTACCGTCGATATGATCGTCCGGATGATTGATAAACCTAACAGCGTTTTACTGATCGAACGTAAAAATCCCCCATACGGTTGGGCAATACCGGGCGGATTTGTTGAAATCGGAGAAACGCTCGAGGAAGCCGTGGAGAGGGAGATCAGGGAGGAGACGTCATTAACGGTCGATAAAGTAAAGCAATTCCATGTCTATTCCGATCCCTCCCGTGACCCGCGGGGACATACAGTATCAGTAGTGTTTACAGGTGAGGGTATAGGCGTACCCGAGGCGATGTCCGATGCCGAAAATATACGGATATTTTCGATAGAAGAGCTGCCTCGACAACTTGCGTTTGACCATAGTCGAATATTGGATGATTATTTTAAGGAGTTCACATTTGATGATTGA
- a CDS encoding 3-oxoacyl-ACP reductase FabG, which produces MMIDLHGKVMIVTGGSRGIGAATCKLAAEHGSKVLVNFVNDSKSADKIVDEIAHAGGQAMAVQADVTDMSSVQEMVNRALEAWDGIDILVNSAAIWKMAPIDRMSDSDAEETMSLNFGGVLNCIRAVIPTMKRQKKGSIINISSTAAQRGEAFHSHYAASKGAVNSLTKSLASELGPDGIRVNSVCPGWTYTDMTSEALGGGKDTIISETIPLRRIGEPEEPASAVVFLASDASSYITGISLNVNGGSVLTG; this is translated from the coding sequence TTGATGATTGATCTTCACGGCAAAGTCATGATAGTTACGGGAGGTTCAAGAGGTATTGGAGCCGCCACCTGTAAATTAGCTGCTGAGCATGGGTCAAAAGTGCTTGTGAACTTTGTAAACGATTCAAAGTCAGCCGATAAGATCGTGGATGAGATAGCGCATGCGGGGGGTCAGGCTATGGCGGTACAAGCTGACGTAACCGATATGAGCTCCGTGCAGGAGATGGTTAACCGGGCACTCGAAGCTTGGGACGGAATTGACATATTAGTAAACAGCGCCGCGATATGGAAGATGGCGCCGATTGACCGTATGTCGGACAGCGATGCTGAAGAAACCATGTCGCTTAATTTCGGAGGAGTGCTGAACTGCATCAGGGCGGTAATACCTACCATGAAGAGACAAAAGAAAGGGAGCATCATAAACATATCCTCAACAGCGGCACAAAGGGGAGAAGCATTCCATTCGCATTATGCGGCAAGTAAGGGGGCGGTAAACTCGCTGACGAAATCGCTTGCTTCCGAACTCGGTCCCGACGGGATAAGGGTCAACTCGGTTTGCCCCGGTTGGACTTATACAGATATGACGTCAGAGGCGCTCGGCGGGGGCAAAGACACTATTATATCGGAGACGATACCTCTAAGGCGAATCGGCGAACCGGAAGAACCTGCGTCAGCCGTGGTGTTCCTCGCGTCCGATGCTTCTTCATATATTACGGGAATCTCTCTAAACGTAAACGGCGGATCAGTCCTCACCGGTTAG